In Pseudobythopirellula maris, a single window of DNA contains:
- a CDS encoding ParA family protein — protein MARVVTLYNNKGGVSKTTTLFNLAVYLSLHGKRVLIADCDPQCNATELFFSSSDTYSEPNVELPGTSVYQALLPRFKGEAKTIDPDAISLVTSELYPRLSLLRGDLEFSSAENYFGTAWNQSITENINEKNTYVVMHRMLRSLASHYGYDYVLCDVGPSTGAISRTVMLASDGFILPLTPDRFCYQAVRVLGTIIREWMNRHDEIIKTFQPYGVDTFPGNPMLFGAVIQNFKMHGGKVKESYTKWQEKISESISSDLLGGNGVTAGPKCNPKSPYVANMRDVGPLAPVAQMFGRAIFDIQQEHTEAASSGGNKYYGVVWANWVERMHEYEEQISSLAEAIQ, from the coding sequence ATGGCGCGCGTTGTAACTTTGTACAACAATAAAGGTGGGGTATCTAAGACTACCACTCTTTTTAATTTAGCTGTATATCTTTCGCTACATGGTAAACGTGTATTGATAGCAGATTGCGATCCACAGTGTAATGCCACGGAACTATTCTTTTCATCTTCAGATACTTACTCCGAGCCGAATGTTGAATTGCCCGGTACAAGCGTCTATCAAGCACTGTTGCCACGATTTAAAGGCGAAGCAAAGACAATTGATCCGGATGCAATCAGTCTTGTCACCTCAGAGTTGTATCCGAGATTAAGTCTTTTGCGTGGAGACCTGGAGTTTAGTTCCGCAGAGAATTATTTCGGAACAGCATGGAACCAATCGATAACAGAAAACATTAATGAGAAGAACACGTATGTAGTAATGCATCGTATGCTGCGATCGTTAGCATCACATTACGGATATGACTATGTGCTGTGCGATGTAGGACCAAGTACTGGCGCTATTAGTCGTACTGTTATGCTAGCATCCGACGGATTTATTCTACCCCTGACGCCGGACAGATTTTGTTATCAAGCGGTACGTGTATTGGGAACGATAATCAGGGAATGGATGAATAGGCATGACGAAATTATCAAGACATTCCAGCCGTATGGGGTAGATACCTTTCCAGGAAACCCAATGCTGTTCGGCGCCGTAATACAGAACTTTAAAATGCATGGTGGGAAGGTAAAAGAGTCTTATACTAAATGGCAGGAAAAAATATCCGAGTCTATATCAAGTGATTTGCTTGGAGGGAATGGTGTAACAGCAGGTCCTAAATGTAACCCGAAATCGCCCTATGTAGCGAATATGCGAGATGTGGGACCATTGGCTCCAGTAGCACAAATGTTTGGACGTGCGATATTCGATATACAGCAAGAACATACGGAAGCAGCTTCTTCAGGAGGAAATAAATACTATGGAGTAGTGTGGGCTAACTGGGTAGAACGCATGCATGAATATGAAGAGCAAATATCATCATTAGCCGAGGCGATACAGTGA
- a CDS encoding sulfotransferase family 2 domain-containing protein, whose product MSLVLKNKAVFLHIPKTGGNWIREMLKELDLIDRQLGHKHADHARYLAAARSETGWRRRIQPSPKRPFTFCFVRNPLKWYESWFKYQSQPKWNWRDWGDAKDPDNWHACAMLNGLGGSDFNAFVERALDKRPGFVSEMFGWYDAPAVDFVGRQENLREDFLKAIKAMGLEVDEDRVREFGKVGVSPKPMERIEWRDDVRRRAALCEYAGLVRYGYQSTLEELGLGLEPTPSSPAT is encoded by the coding sequence ATGTCATTAGTCCTCAAGAACAAGGCGGTTTTCCTACACATCCCCAAGACCGGCGGTAATTGGATCCGGGAGATGCTGAAGGAACTCGACCTGATCGACCGCCAGCTGGGGCACAAGCACGCCGATCACGCCCGCTACCTCGCGGCGGCACGGTCTGAAACAGGCTGGCGCCGTCGGATCCAGCCTTCGCCCAAGCGGCCTTTCACCTTCTGCTTCGTGCGGAACCCGTTGAAGTGGTACGAGTCGTGGTTCAAGTACCAGTCGCAGCCCAAATGGAATTGGCGGGATTGGGGCGACGCCAAAGACCCCGACAACTGGCATGCTTGCGCGATGCTCAATGGCCTGGGAGGCTCGGACTTCAATGCGTTTGTCGAGCGCGCGCTCGACAAGCGACCCGGTTTCGTCAGCGAGATGTTTGGCTGGTACGACGCCCCGGCGGTCGACTTCGTCGGCCGCCAGGAGAACCTCCGAGAAGACTTCCTCAAGGCCATCAAGGCGATGGGACTCGAAGTCGACGAGGACCGAGTCCGCGAGTTCGGCAAAGTGGGTGTGAGCCCCAAGCCGATGGAACGAATCGAGTGGCGTGACGATGTCCGCCGCCGGGCGGCGCTGTGCGAATACGCCGGATTGGTCCGCTACGGCTACCAATCGACACTCGAGGAACTGGGTCTCGGGCTTGAACCCACGCCGAGCTCACCAGCGACCTGA
- a CDS encoding antibiotic biosynthesis monooxygenase family protein: MNVFVTAKPGFRDRFIEAGRSLFEELAKQPTFIDARLHASADEPDLVVVYERWNETKESFIANILPNPCYQPYLKLLEESGVDRKIFWLTPQGEWDSQE; this comes from the coding sequence TTGAATGTCTTTGTGACGGCCAAGCCGGGGTTCCGCGATCGATTCATCGAAGCGGGGCGCTCCCTGTTCGAGGAGCTCGCCAAGCAGCCCACGTTCATCGACGCCAGGCTCCATGCGTCGGCGGACGAACCGGACCTCGTTGTCGTCTACGAGAGGTGGAACGAGACCAAAGAGTCTTTCATCGCGAACATCCTGCCGAATCCGTGCTACCAGCCCTATCTTAAGCTGCTGGAAGAATCCGGCGTCGACCGCAAGATCTTCTGGCTGACCCCGCAGGGGGAGTGGGACTCGCAGGAGTAG
- a CDS encoding metallophosphoesterase: MKRRDFLRGVTAATVPTLLGARAYAAGAGGDRHGDLLLRRLASDHLEVLFTPQRPRPLRVLQVADTHFHPGGETERTERTLRRLVESERPDLVVHSGDFVNNDSGEPVEWSGLDVMNGLGKPWTLCFGNHDYPVRNAEGSRSFEEIRLGMERGYQGHADLGDRRRYCYRYDLTNSEGGRPSACLFFFQVGYAEGDRRVSDDQLVWFVDQMSRDRERGVKAPITVFVHIPVREFNDLYQAGEAVGEHGEAVCYDSDTGETFRRLADTGRVSAVFCGHDHVNNFHGRWRGIELSYGRVSGWGAYGPADWRRGGRLITLDLASPRPETQHHEVFA; the protein is encoded by the coding sequence ATGAAACGACGCGACTTCCTGCGTGGCGTGACCGCCGCGACGGTTCCCACCCTGCTCGGCGCCCGCGCCTACGCCGCGGGCGCCGGCGGCGATCGGCACGGCGACCTGCTGCTGCGGCGTTTAGCGTCCGACCACCTCGAGGTGCTGTTCACCCCGCAGCGGCCGCGGCCGCTGCGCGTGCTGCAAGTGGCCGACACCCACTTCCACCCCGGCGGCGAGACCGAGCGGACCGAGCGCACGCTGCGTCGGCTGGTCGAGAGCGAGCGGCCCGACCTGGTGGTGCACAGCGGCGACTTCGTCAACAACGACTCCGGCGAGCCGGTCGAGTGGAGCGGCCTCGACGTGATGAACGGCCTCGGCAAGCCGTGGACGCTTTGCTTCGGCAACCACGACTACCCGGTCAGGAACGCCGAGGGATCGCGCTCGTTCGAGGAGATCCGGCTCGGCATGGAGCGCGGCTACCAAGGCCACGCCGATCTCGGCGACCGCCGCCGCTACTGCTACCGCTACGACCTGACGAACAGCGAAGGGGGCCGGCCGTCGGCTTGCCTGTTCTTCTTCCAGGTCGGCTACGCCGAGGGCGACCGCCGCGTTTCCGACGACCAACTCGTCTGGTTCGTCGACCAGATGAGCCGCGACCGCGAGCGGGGCGTGAAAGCGCCGATCACGGTGTTTGTCCACATCCCGGTGCGCGAGTTCAACGACCTGTACCAAGCGGGCGAGGCGGTCGGCGAGCACGGCGAGGCGGTCTGCTACGACAGCGACACCGGCGAGACGTTCCGCCGCTTGGCCGACACGGGCCGCGTCTCCGCGGTGTTCTGTGGGCACGACCACGTGAACAACTTCCACGGCCGGTGGCGCGGGATCGAGCTCTCATACGGCCGCGTGTCGGGCTGGGGCGCTTATGGGCCCGCCGACTGGCGCCGCGGCGGACGGCTGATCACGCTCGACCTGGCGTCGCCGCGACCGGAGACGCAGCACCACGAGGTGTTCGCCTGA
- a CDS encoding trypsin-like serine protease encodes MVRSRTSLATIWLAAWAIASAATPAHAIFWNNDPAFGVASSPGLTDRTQWFQNVYQINNQTNNTFGTTTLLNNEWAITVRHVVQNGGDYGAVAPADRVYVNVGGRRYYADEIFTPDGNSEMALIRLRGGVPGALDATATLNSDTSESGRVVHIGGYGYRGHIGTTGAGGSQSGSVHGLGSFRRAYNVATIPSNQIRIVADGESTLENFGLLEGTVGSGDSGGPMFGFFGSLRNGLDDPADWRLIGLTATGSGGSGGESWGGQSNYTRVSSYAGFLQSTLATADPAGPSTTAAWAVDSGDGFWDSAGDRLSFTGSADAPIAHAPFGPDGLGHTLDSVGDALTMTARLDTDQPLRQLQLRYGMFDDAEGTIGGVIEGGDAWNGYFAGNAIATRDEGVFEKGQSGGGVGAWWGRTGADTAVEVPDSATLATGSYLDAGFNYAPAGLYDLSLTYTRAAEGLQIDWSMLQVDDQGDPTGVYEHSGSAVDSTPASPTWNYNQLGLHLLTTGFEGSIVVDDVAVAFVAGGLPGDFNADGAVDAADFTVWRDGLGAQYTAADYTLWRDHYGETAAPPTPASTVPEPAAALTTLLAAGLIASRRTRR; translated from the coding sequence ATGGTCCGCTCACGCACCTCCCTTGCGACGATTTGGCTGGCGGCGTGGGCGATCGCCTCCGCGGCAACGCCGGCGCACGCGATCTTCTGGAACAACGACCCGGCGTTCGGTGTCGCCTCTTCGCCGGGGCTGACCGACCGCACCCAGTGGTTCCAGAACGTCTACCAGATCAACAACCAAACGAACAACACGTTCGGCACGACGACGCTGCTCAACAACGAGTGGGCCATCACCGTCCGCCACGTGGTGCAGAACGGCGGGGACTACGGCGCCGTCGCCCCGGCCGATCGGGTGTATGTGAACGTCGGCGGCCGCCGCTACTACGCCGACGAGATCTTCACGCCCGACGGCAACTCGGAGATGGCGCTCATCCGGCTCCGCGGCGGCGTGCCGGGGGCGCTCGACGCGACAGCGACCCTCAACAGCGATACCAGCGAGTCGGGGCGTGTCGTCCATATCGGCGGCTACGGCTACCGCGGCCACATCGGCACCACGGGCGCCGGCGGCTCGCAGAGCGGGTCGGTCCACGGGCTCGGCTCGTTCCGCCGCGCCTACAACGTGGCCACGATCCCGTCGAACCAGATCCGCATCGTCGCCGACGGCGAGTCGACGCTCGAGAACTTCGGCCTGCTCGAGGGGACCGTCGGCTCGGGCGACAGCGGCGGGCCGATGTTCGGCTTCTTCGGCAGCCTGCGCAACGGATTGGACGACCCGGCCGACTGGCGCCTCATCGGCCTGACCGCCACCGGCAGCGGCGGCTCGGGGGGTGAGTCGTGGGGCGGCCAATCGAACTACACCCGCGTCTCGTCCTATGCCGGCTTCTTGCAGTCGACGCTCGCCACGGCCGACCCCGCCGGCCCCTCTACCACCGCCGCCTGGGCCGTCGACTCGGGCGACGGCTTCTGGGACTCGGCGGGCGACCGGCTCTCGTTCACCGGCTCGGCCGACGCGCCGATCGCCCACGCCCCGTTCGGCCCCGACGGGCTCGGCCACACGCTCGACTCGGTCGGCGACGCCCTGACCATGACCGCCCGCCTCGACACCGACCAACCGCTCCGCCAGTTGCAGCTCCGCTACGGGATGTTCGACGACGCGGAGGGCACGATCGGCGGCGTCATCGAGGGCGGCGACGCCTGGAACGGCTACTTCGCCGGCAACGCCATCGCCACACGCGACGAGGGAGTGTTCGAAAAAGGCCAATCCGGCGGCGGGGTCGGCGCCTGGTGGGGACGGACCGGCGCCGACACGGCGGTCGAGGTCCCCGACTCCGCCACGCTCGCCACCGGTTCGTACCTCGACGCGGGCTTCAACTACGCCCCCGCCGGGCTGTACGACCTGAGCCTCACCTACACACGGGCGGCCGAGGGGCTCCAGATCGATTGGTCGATGCTGCAAGTCGACGACCAAGGCGACCCGACCGGCGTTTACGAGCACAGCGGGTCGGCCGTCGACTCAACGCCCGCCAGCCCGACCTGGAACTACAACCAGCTCGGCCTGCACCTGCTGACGACCGGTTTCGAGGGCTCGATCGTCGTGGACGACGTGGCGGTCGCCTTCGTCGCCGGCGGCCTGCCGGGCGACTTCAACGCCGATGGCGCCGTCGACGCCGCCGACTTCACCGTCTGGCGCGACGGACTCGGCGCCCAGTACACCGCCGCCGACTACACGCTGTGGCGCGACCACTACGGCGAGACCGCCGCGCCCCCCACGCCGGCGAGCACGGTCCCCGAACCGGCCGCCGCCCTCACGACGCTGCTGGCTGCCGGCCTGATCGCCAGCCGGCGCACGCGTCGTTAG
- a CDS encoding DUF1593 domain-containing protein encodes MRPLPIGLHALLILGCLVSFALAEGPGTPGGDQKLRVIMMSDFPPIGVVKSGDVPNTMKSDPDDMQSMVRFLLYANEFDVEGLVATAGTFAMEAHKQNILDVLDRYEMVYENLKSHDPDFPTPDELRAVTYEGKGNNHGVPIKWGRNKQPHTEIIGEGMDSEASNAIIAAADKPDPRPIWIGVWGGPREVAQAIWDVKNTRSEEELKAFLAKLRIHLIAYQDASHGWLLEEFPELFIIDSQKTYQGMFGGRDPLSDLAWVNEHIRHNHGPLCDVYPHEGMGCTGVCEGDSPAFLWLVSANRGLNDPGDPTQESWGGRFTKDGDKNHYLDGPGRSSISKWREQYQQEFAERADWCLSP; translated from the coding sequence ATGCGCCCGTTGCCGATCGGTTTACACGCCCTGTTGATTCTCGGCTGCCTGGTCTCATTCGCTCTGGCCGAGGGGCCGGGGACGCCTGGGGGCGACCAGAAGCTGCGCGTGATCATGATGAGCGACTTCCCGCCGATCGGCGTGGTCAAGAGCGGCGACGTTCCCAACACCATGAAGAGCGACCCCGACGACATGCAGTCGATGGTCCGCTTCCTGCTTTACGCCAACGAGTTCGACGTCGAGGGGCTGGTCGCCACCGCCGGCACGTTCGCCATGGAGGCCCACAAGCAGAACATCCTCGACGTGCTCGACCGCTACGAGATGGTCTACGAGAACCTCAAGAGCCACGACCCCGACTTCCCCACGCCCGACGAGCTGCGGGCGGTCACTTACGAGGGGAAGGGGAACAACCACGGCGTGCCGATCAAGTGGGGCCGCAACAAGCAGCCGCACACCGAGATCATCGGCGAGGGCATGGACAGCGAGGCCTCGAACGCGATCATCGCCGCCGCCGACAAGCCCGACCCCCGGCCGATCTGGATCGGCGTGTGGGGCGGGCCGCGTGAAGTCGCCCAAGCGATCTGGGACGTGAAGAACACCCGCAGCGAGGAAGAGCTCAAGGCCTTCCTGGCGAAGCTCCGCATCCACCTGATCGCCTACCAAGACGCCTCGCACGGGTGGCTGCTCGAGGAGTTCCCCGAGCTGTTCATCATCGACTCGCAGAAGACCTACCAAGGCATGTTCGGCGGCCGCGACCCGCTCTCCGACCTCGCCTGGGTCAACGAGCACATCCGCCACAACCACGGACCGCTCTGCGACGTTTACCCGCACGAAGGGATGGGGTGCACCGGGGTGTGCGAGGGAGATTCGCCGGCGTTCCTGTGGCTGGTGAGCGCCAACCGCGGGCTCAACGACCCCGGCGATCCGACCCAGGAGAGTTGGGGAGGCCGGTTCACCAAGGACGGCGACAAGAACCACTACCTCGACGGGCCGGGGCGCTCCAGCATCTCGAAGTGGCGTGAGCAGTACCAGCAGGAGTTCGCCGAGCGCGCGGACTGGTGCTTGAGCCCCTGA
- the fdhA gene encoding formaldehyde dehydrogenase, glutathione-independent: MSDNKGVAYIKPGVVEVRSIDDPKLELDHPGNKRQCHHGVILKIVSTNICGSDQHMVRGRTTAPEGIILGHEITGEVIEAGRDVEFISVGDICSVPFNIACGRCRCCKERDTGVCLNVNPERPGAAYGYVDMGGWIGGQARYVMVPYADWNLLKFPDRDAAMAKIRDLTLLSDILPTGYHGAYTAGVTTGSTVYVAGAGPVGLACAYACQILGASVVIVGDMIPERLAQAASFGCETVNLAEHADLSAQIEQILGVPEVDCAVDCVGFEARGHGGDAGEEKPATVLNSVMDITRAAGGIGIPGLYVTGDPGGVDENAKVGTLGIRIGLGWAKSHHFTTGQCPVMKYNRGLMMSILHDKAHPAKAVNVEVIGLEDAPKGYSDFDGGAAKKFVLDPHGMIPA, from the coding sequence ATGTCGGACAACAAAGGCGTCGCTTACATCAAGCCGGGCGTGGTCGAGGTGCGGTCGATCGACGACCCCAAGCTCGAACTCGATCACCCGGGCAACAAGCGTCAGTGCCACCATGGCGTGATCCTCAAGATCGTGTCGACGAACATCTGCGGCAGCGACCAGCACATGGTCCGCGGCCGCACCACGGCGCCCGAGGGGATCATCCTCGGCCACGAGATCACCGGCGAGGTGATCGAGGCGGGCCGCGACGTCGAGTTCATCTCCGTCGGCGACATCTGCAGCGTGCCGTTCAACATCGCCTGCGGCCGCTGCCGCTGCTGCAAAGAACGCGACACGGGCGTTTGCCTGAACGTGAACCCCGAGCGCCCCGGCGCCGCCTACGGCTACGTCGACATGGGGGGCTGGATCGGCGGCCAGGCCCGCTACGTCATGGTGCCGTACGCCGACTGGAACCTGCTGAAGTTCCCGGACCGCGACGCTGCGATGGCGAAGATCCGCGACCTTACGCTGCTCTCCGACATCCTGCCCACGGGCTACCACGGCGCCTACACCGCCGGGGTGACGACCGGCAGCACGGTCTACGTGGCGGGCGCCGGCCCGGTCGGCCTGGCGTGTGCCTACGCCTGCCAGATCCTCGGCGCCTCGGTGGTGATCGTCGGCGACATGATCCCCGAGCGCTTGGCGCAAGCCGCCTCGTTCGGCTGCGAGACCGTTAACCTCGCCGAGCACGCCGACTTGAGCGCCCAGATCGAGCAGATCTTGGGCGTGCCCGAGGTCGACTGCGCGGTCGACTGTGTTGGCTTCGAGGCCCGCGGCCACGGCGGCGACGCCGGCGAAGAGAAGCCCGCCACGGTGCTCAACAGCGTGATGGACATCACCCGCGCGGCGGGCGGCATCGGCATCCCCGGCCTGTACGTCACCGGCGACCCGGGCGGAGTGGACGAGAACGCCAAGGTCGGCACGCTGGGGATCCGCATCGGCTTGGGATGGGCCAAGAGCCACCACTTCACCACCGGCCAGTGCCCCGTGATGAAGTACAACCGCGGCTTGATGATGTCGATCCTGCATGACAAGGCGCACCCGGCCAAGGCGGTCAACGTCGAGGTGATCGGCCTGGAAGACGCGCCCAAGGGCTACTCCGACTTCGACGGCGGCGCCGCCAAGAAGTTTGTGCTCGACCCGCACGGCATGATCCCGGCGTGA
- a CDS encoding DNA gyrase subunit B, with amino-acid sequence MTDANNENHIAGEYGEKDLEHLSDLEHVRERPSMYIGDTTSRGLHHLVYEVVDNSIDEAMAGHASEVTVTINADDSVTVEDDGRGVPVEKHAQLSEQMDREVSTLEGVMTVLKFGGKFTKGAYQTSGGLHGVGVTVVNFLSEWAECEVCRDGGVHHQEYERGVPKGPVRRAGSSDKRGTKTTFKPDPQIFQVTKYSYSTLLKRLQELAFLNKGVKITLSDARTGESESFQYEDGIREFVTHLNRASDTVHPDVLHIQGESEGVEIEIALQYSGEYTENVHTYVNNINTTEGGTHLSGFRSALTRTINAYGKKENLFKDLTPSGEDVREGLTAVISCRVPHPQFEGQTKTKLGNSEVEGIVNTLFGEYLTKFFEENPRTAKAIVRKSQLAAEARESARKARQLIRERKGAMGGGSLPGKLRDCSSREVDKCELYLVEGDSAGGPAEGGRRREFQAILPLRGKIINAYKSRDDKVLANEEVRSMIAAIGAGIGVEQDIDKRRYGRVVIMTDADVDGSHIRTLLLTFFYRQMYDLVAKGHVYVAQPPLFRVRRGKEPARYVQTEEEMRTQLLDLGLGDSVFDAGDGQLIEGDAMSRLVRTLAAMEEAILQLERRGVSLKIHAERLDPASGKLPVFHVFLSGEEHWFTSRADLDAFIEEQENASDGALLIDAGPAALGSQGDSQDDDSSSATGESATEDPSKVRRLRVVEMHEVRTINTMLQDLSKLGFEIDALIPLERTGEENSRYVLRRGENETGLDDLRGLPAAIRAAGEKGLQIIRFKGLGEMNAEELRDTTLDPAARTLLRVTMEDAGAADDLFRVLMGDQVEPRRDFIQKHALDVKNLDV; translated from the coding sequence ATGACCGACGCCAACAACGAGAATCACATCGCCGGCGAGTACGGCGAGAAGGACCTCGAGCACCTCTCCGACCTGGAGCACGTGCGCGAGCGCCCCAGCATGTACATCGGCGACACCACCTCGCGCGGCCTGCACCACCTGGTGTACGAGGTGGTCGACAACTCGATCGACGAGGCGATGGCCGGCCACGCCTCGGAGGTGACCGTCACGATCAACGCCGACGACTCGGTCACGGTCGAGGACGACGGCCGCGGCGTGCCGGTCGAGAAGCACGCCCAGCTCTCCGAGCAGATGGACCGCGAAGTCAGCACGCTCGAGGGCGTGATGACCGTGCTGAAGTTCGGCGGCAAGTTCACCAAGGGCGCCTACCAAACCTCCGGCGGCTTGCACGGCGTCGGCGTCACGGTCGTGAACTTCCTGTCGGAGTGGGCCGAGTGCGAGGTCTGCCGCGACGGCGGCGTCCACCACCAGGAGTACGAGCGCGGCGTGCCGAAGGGCCCCGTCCGCCGGGCCGGCTCGAGCGACAAACGCGGCACCAAGACCACGTTCAAGCCCGATCCGCAGATCTTCCAGGTCACCAAGTACAGCTACTCCACTCTGCTCAAGCGGCTCCAGGAGCTGGCGTTCCTCAACAAGGGCGTCAAGATCACGCTCTCCGACGCCCGCACCGGCGAGAGCGAGTCGTTCCAGTACGAAGACGGCATCCGCGAGTTCGTCACCCACCTGAACCGCGCCAGCGACACCGTCCACCCGGACGTGCTGCACATCCAGGGCGAGTCCGAGGGCGTCGAGATCGAGATCGCCTTGCAGTATTCCGGCGAGTACACCGAGAACGTTCACACCTACGTGAACAACATCAACACCACCGAGGGCGGCACGCACCTCAGCGGTTTCCGTTCGGCCCTGACGCGCACGATCAACGCGTACGGCAAGAAGGAAAACCTGTTCAAGGACCTCACACCCTCCGGCGAGGACGTGCGCGAGGGGCTCACCGCCGTGATCTCCTGCCGCGTGCCGCACCCGCAGTTCGAGGGCCAGACCAAGACCAAGCTCGGCAACTCCGAGGTCGAGGGGATCGTCAACACGCTCTTCGGCGAGTACCTCACCAAGTTCTTCGAGGAGAACCCGCGCACCGCCAAGGCGATTGTCCGCAAGAGCCAGCTGGCCGCCGAGGCCCGCGAGAGCGCCCGCAAGGCGCGGCAGCTCATCCGCGAGCGCAAGGGCGCCATGGGCGGCGGCAGCTTGCCCGGCAAGCTCCGCGACTGCTCCAGCCGCGAGGTCGACAAGTGCGAGCTCTACCTGGTGGAGGGCGACTCGGCCGGCGGCCCGGCCGAAGGCGGCCGGCGCCGCGAGTTCCAGGCGATCCTGCCGCTGCGGGGCAAGATCATCAACGCCTACAAGTCGCGCGACGACAAGGTCCTGGCCAACGAAGAAGTCCGCAGCATGATCGCCGCCATCGGCGCCGGCATCGGCGTCGAGCAAGACATCGACAAACGCCGCTACGGCCGCGTCGTGATCATGACCGACGCCGACGTCGACGGGTCGCACATCCGCACGCTGCTGCTCACCTTCTTCTACCGGCAGATGTACGACCTCGTGGCCAAGGGGCACGTTTACGTCGCCCAGCCGCCGCTGTTCCGCGTGCGTCGCGGCAAGGAGCCGGCCCGCTACGTGCAGACCGAAGAAGAGATGCGCACACAGCTGCTCGACCTGGGCCTCGGCGACTCGGTGTTCGACGCGGGCGACGGCCAGCTCATCGAGGGCGACGCGATGTCGCGCCTCGTCCGCACACTCGCCGCCATGGAGGAGGCGATCCTCCAGCTCGAACGCCGCGGCGTGTCGCTCAAGATCCACGCCGAGCGGCTCGACCCGGCCAGCGGCAAGCTGCCGGTGTTCCACGTCTTCCTCTCTGGCGAGGAGCACTGGTTCACCAGCCGGGCCGACCTCGACGCCTTCATCGAGGAGCAGGAGAATGCGTCCGACGGCGCGCTGCTGATCGACGCCGGCCCCGCCGCCCTCGGCTCGCAGGGCGACTCACAAGACGACGACTCCTCCTCGGCGACCGGCGAGTCGGCGACCGAAGACCCCTCGAAGGTCCGCCGCCTGCGGGTGGTCGAGATGCACGAGGTCCGCACCATCAACACGATGCTGCAAGACCTCTCGAAGCTCGGCTTCGAGATCGACGCCCTCATCCCGCTCGAGCGGACCGGCGAAGAGAACAGCCGATACGTGTTGCGCCGCGGCGAGAACGAGACCGGCCTCGACGATCTCCGGGGCCTGCCGGCCGCCATCCGCGCCGCCGGCGAGAAGGGCCTGCAGATCATCCGCTTCAAGGGCCTCGGCGAAATGAACGCCGAAGAACTCCGCGACACGACGCTCGACCCCGCTGCCCGCACGCTCCTAAGGGTCACAATGGAAGACGCCGGCGCCGCCGACGATTTGTTCCGAGTGCTGATGGGCGACCAGGTCGAACCGCGGCGTGATTTTATTCAGAAGCACGCGCTGGATGTTAAGAATCTGGATGTGTGA